The genomic stretch GGAGTGAGGGGAAGCTTCTGTCATCATCAGTGTGGACTGTCTAGAGCTGTAATGTTTTCACATCCAACTCTgagaaccaaaccagagtttgtgattgttggaacagtagAAAGACAAGACGGTTTTGGTTGAGGTTTACTTTGTTTGGTATAAAATTGTATTACATGACAGGACGGCCTGGggctagctagttagcatgctaactttagaAGATATCACTGCAGCACAATATAGACAttcatttttggatgttttcaaCTAAAAAGGTGACGTATATAAGAAGTGGCCCCCTACCAAATTCATACTCAGCATATCATCAGAGTAACTGCAGCTGCCTGATAGCTAGTTGGCTCATTTAGCCAAGCAGCTAGCAGTAAACTTTGCCTGTGCTGGGAGCTCGGCGCACTGGAGGagtgtgttgatgtttgcaTTGCCACTACAGGAGCCAAACATGGCAAGACAACCACCTGGGTACTGTTGGACTGTTGCTGGATGACACAGTGACTCACTATTGCCTCTTGAGGCACAGAGTGGTATTACGGGGCAGGGTGGGCTTGCTGGTTAGCACAGATGGTTTTGACATAACATCAAAACTGgtatttcttcacattctgttgataatccAAGTcagtttttgaatgttttaaactagATTTGTTTCACATTGTCAATTTTTCTTATGTTagatttatatatattatttacaAAATCTTTTAAATATGCATAATTTGCTTGTCCAACAATGAAATTCAGTCAAAGTTGCCAAATGCCACTTTGAGGACAGCTGTGGACTCATAGATGTCTGTCACAGATGTAAACGCAGGTCTGAGATATGACCACAACAAAAGGCAGGTGTCCTGGAAGCAACACTGTTCCCCTATCTCTGGAAACAAGCCCATTTAGAATGGTTTGTGTTTAATGTCATTAAATTAAGTGCTTGCTCCTGACCAATCCATGATCTCTGGTGTCAGATGCTGGCCAAGGTCATCCGGCATTTTAACAAGATTCCCTCTTTCACCCCCTGACCCTCCTCTTTATCTGATGCTGGTTTGAAGGCTCAAGGTGTCCCCCCCCTTGTTGCCATGGTAGCCGGTCCGTCAGAGAtaaatgtgtctgcatgtggATTTGTTGCCTGACACTTGGAAAACAATCATGCCCAGTCATAAATCTGTTTAAGAGCCCATGTTTAATCAATGCAGTTAAATCCTCATTTAAATGTGCCCTCTTCCAAAAATCCTCTCAATCACCTTCCAATCTGACTCTTTTATGAACACAAAGCATGCCAAATAACATAGAAAAGTTGCCCAcagctgttctgctgcagcatctgtcTTTTGTGCCCATGTGTacaaaagccacacacacactagttcAGGAGAGGAGAATAACTAATTGAAAGGTTGGAGAACAATTTAAGCCCTTTTGAAAGTAATAAAGACTTTATAGCATCCCATCTGTCTACAATAGGGGCCATGGAAGTTGTATTGTTTGATTCAACATCGTGTATGTAAGTCAGGGACGCTAATGGACATCAACAAGCCCGGAGACTGACGGGATTAATCTGTACATACCACAACGCCGCACAGAGAGCACTGCTTCTTGCGCTCGTACGGTGTCAGTTTGGGGGCGTAGTCTGTGTTAGCGTGTCGACCACTGCTGAGCTCAGCAgccttctctttcctctgctcgATTTGCTCCATATGCCTACGGCTGCTCTCATCATGCTGCGGAGGAAACCAGAAACCAGGGGTCATATGGGAAACCGAGAATTGCTGTATGGTGTCTGATGGAGACGCAAGGTGGCACGGTATAAACTTACCTTCATCTGAatcttcttctgcagctcctccatggcctcctgTTGAGCAGCACTAAGAGCAGCCAGACGCTCCTCTCGGTCTCTTCAGACAGGACATAGAAAAGCAGTGTGAAATCAAAGGAGGATCGGAGCAGCCACCTGTGTatacacactgtacattcaTACTAAAGGGATCTGGGTCCACATACCTGGCCCTTTCCCGCGCTGCATCTTCTCtagctttctctttttcctgcctctgctgctctatACGAGCCTCCTGCTCCTTTCTTCGaatcagcagctcctccacccgTGCCTGCCGCTCTGCTTCCAGGGCCCGTTTACGCTCCTACAGCGGGAGGAGAGTAGTAGAGATTGAAGATACTactgaatgtgaaaaatataGCTAGAAAGATTACACATGAATCAAGCATTGGTTTCTGTTGCACCTGCACAGCCTCATCTCTGgcctgcttctcctcctgtctcctctgtctaTCCTCCTGCAGCTCGTTAAGGCGTTGCTCATACTCATTTAATTTGGCCAGGGCGTCATGCCTCTTGTTTTGGGCTTCCAGAGTGTTGATGAATGCGATTTCGTTCACCTGGGCAGACAGATACACTCATAAACAAGGATATTAATAGCAGACAGGCCATAAAATAtgtgttgaaaaaagaaaaaaagcaaacacatatacacaaatcaATGAACAAACCATAAATTAACATTGTGTGTTCACGAATGTAATTCAacatttaaagtggaaaaagtaTGACTGCAAATGTCCCACTCAATTCAGATAAATCCTCAGCAGTCATACGCATATGGTCACTGCTTTTCAGGAGATTCCCTCCTCTACCTTGGCCTCTTCCTCTTGGGCCTTCTTCACAATTgcctggagctgcagctctcgCTTAAACTCTGCATGTAACAGCCTTTCCTCCATCATCCTCCGACGCTGCTCCAACAACTCCTCCTTCCATTtcctcacctccttctcctgcagagAGTGAAGAATGACAAGCAGGAGTGGATGAAAGTGTAAAGGAGGAGAGTAACATGCATATTCTCCAGGACAACGCAGACAATGAATTCTTAATCTATCAGTTGCTTCCCTTCCAGTGTGTCCACATGGGGATTAATGCAAATACACACCACTTCATGTATTTATGTGGTTAATCCTGATTTATTCTAGGACTCACTCATCTTGCCATGGTctgggaacaaaaacaaacttcatGAAAGGCTGTTGATTTTGGCCAGGGGTCTCTCTCACGACTGTCTGCGGCCAGCTGGCCTGGATGCAACTGGAGGGGGTTATAATATTTAGTGATTGTATCAGGCAGTGTGCTGACAAAACCTCTCGTTATGAGCCAGGCTGGGCTTAGCTTGCGCAGAGTTTCTTCGGGGTGCTTTCCGTCAACATTGCGGCTTTACTGCTCACTCACCCTTTCCAAGAGCTTCTGCAGTTTAAGCGTCTTTTCCTCACGGAGTTTGTCCCTCAGCTGCTGCgccttcagctgtttctcctcatgtttcTTCTTTGACTCTGCGATGGTTCTgtcaaaaacatggaaacaaatcactcatctctttctgtttcaccttATCATCAATGCCCCAAGCAGTTAAATACTCTAACAGGCACAGGGGCCTGTTCTGATGTTCTGGGTGGCAACCTAAAAAGAAAGAGGTCAGACTTCGTAAGTGGGCTGGTGACTCTCAGGCTGGGGGGTTAAATCCTTGTCAAAATAAGGTGAGGGGAAATCGGTAGACTGAAGTGCTGTTCAAGAACAAGTAGAAAAACTGATTGCACTGTGTGGATACTGCCAATGTGTGTTACAAATAAACAAGGCAGGCAGTTGTAAAAAAGGCTTATGTGCTCAACTAACCActgcaaagagaaaatgtgtggcACCTTTTGCGTGACGGTGAGGACAATTTCTCGTGCATGTGGATCCCATGTCCCGGAGGCCGAGCAGGTTCCTCTTCTACTATGTCTCCCCATGAGGTACTCTGTCGCCATGGCTCACGAGCTACAAGAGAGACAagcaaggaaaacaaacaggcttCAATGTAATGTTTACCATTACAAAAACAAGAGTTTTCATTTAGATGTTGACCTCCGTACCGTCATAATCTGCCAGCATGTCGCTCCAATCCATATTGACTCCACAACCTCCATTACCAATGGCAGCCTGTGTTAAAGATTAAAGTAGAACATACAATGAGGTAAAATCCAAACTTGCTTTCAAACAGGTGGTGCGTAACAGTTGCAGTATAAATGAGCATGATGAATCTTACAGAGAAgtcattttcattgtcagtttCCAGGTCATTGTTCTCGGCCTGAATCTCTCTGGtcagctgctcttcctcagCGATGGCACTTGCAATGGCCTCCTCGTTGGCCTTCTCCAGTCGGTCGGCAAGCTCCTCTTTCTTGGCCAGGACCTCTGCCATGGACTGGGGCTGAACACATGGCAGCATAGATAGCgcttcacacatgcagcatttcACACTTCATAAATGTTGAGTTCATGCAAACAAGCACTGAGGaaccagaaaaacagaaacccGTTATTGTCTTATAATAGGCCTTTTTCATGGACATCATTTTGACGGGttaaaattaatgatggctgaattccatttagcgGTTTCCatttcagggtcctggtactGTGCATGCAGGCTCACTCTCATGGATTACCaggacacttgaatagaactCAGCCATCGTTATGTATATATTTGTGAAACTGTTTTCCTCCTCCGCAGAGGTGCTTCTAATACCTTTGCCCGTTTTTATGTCAATTATGTTGACGAaacattcaaaaacagaaatgaggtAAATAATCCCAACTGAACAAAAGTACTTAATATGAAGCACCTGTAAGAATACatttcagcttctgtgaggtTGGCCTGATTTGTACTTGGGTGCACGATCCAAAGACTGAAGGGAACACCATATCAACCCAATCACAGTTTGTACCACACAATCATCACAAGAATCACAAGTGAGGAGGCATTCAAGAGTCATGCAGGTCACATTTActgtgaggatggagagatggtgGAAGGAGGCAACTGATGGCTTTCCTACAGTAAACATTTTACTTCAACCTTTTAAGTTTTTTGGCAGTTTATGGATTTTCATGACATGGCAATAAGACAATGACTCAGTTTGCTCCAGCGCAGAAAGTCTTTCACATGACGTATGTATGGGAAGGTTAAAAAGTTCTAAATCTTAAGAACACAAGTATCGCCTGGACGAGGTCAATGACTACAGTGGTGTTAAATTTGAGGCCAAATAGCCTTCACTGCAGATTTGAGCTGAAGTTTTATCCACATGTTTTCACTCACCACCTGCCAAAATCTGACAGTATCCCACTTAGAGGTGTAGTCACCCTTGATTAAGTGTATGGAGCTCTGTGTTTACACACCCCATGATGCTTAATAATAGTGACAACACCTGATGTGGGCAGACAATGTTTTCATAAGATCTGACACTGGGTTGAATACAAATTGGAAACTCAGTAAAGTTTCCGCAGCGTTATttcttttcgtttttttttccacagaattTTAAAAGTGGCCAAAAACCACTAAAAAAGTTGAGAGACTTGTTTTGGGCAACACCCTTGGAGCACTTGCTCAAGTACAAAAGTCATCTACTCACAGCTATTCTTCACAGTGAACGGTGCTATAACAACACTGCACAGAGCTATGCAGTCTTGCCTGCACATTTGGTCTGGAGGTTTCTTAAGATTGACTTTGTTTAGGCGGTGAAGGACCCTTAGGGatccctgccccccccccaacccccacccttccctccctctgctcctccatctctcaGCACTCACAGTAGAAAGCTCTGTGGGGTCCAGCACACTCTCCAGTTTCACCGCTGCCATGGGAGTCTCAGCCTGTCCTGGAGCAGATGTGGCCATGCCCTGCGACGCGCCCCCCTCAGCCCCACTGTCCCCCAAGGCCAACAGTGCACTGAGCCCATCCGTCTGGGGAAGGTCTGGGGATGCAGAGCGGGCCAGAGCAGGGTCTGGGACTGATAAAGTAATGTCTGTTGGTGGGACAGTGGCTGAGGACAGGGTGGGCTCTGGGGCTTGGGATGGGGTAAGAGCTGCAATGGGGGGAGGCGCATCTTCACAGTGTGCGTCGACACGCTGCCCTGAGTCTTGCACACTCTCTGCTGGGGGCTGCAccaacaggcacacacaaaaacacgcaAACCAAATTTAAAGACATGCATATTTCAAGCAATTCATGGGAGcaattcaaaaaacaaaaagaaataaaaccagTCATTACTCAACACATACACTagctaaaaacacaaatcatGCAGGAAAGCTGGTACTAACATGCCCTGAACATCCAATTATGATCAAAACAAGCTGATAGATTGGAAATACTGATTTGTATTTCAAAATCAAGCGATGGCTATAGCACACTCTTACCACGTGTGTCTTGAGGCATCGACAGAGTATTTATTTCATGGGAATGAAAATGGGTTTTCTGCCTCTGAAATGTCAGTGTACAATCAATCGCCTTAAAGTTGATATGCCTGTCTGGACAGTCTGTCTATGAATACCATGGAgctcaaaacaaaaacaaatgtggtTGATACAATGATCTAGTGTTACTCTGCTCCTTGTGAATAATTGATATGCAGGGACTGCTCAGGGAAAAAGACGTCACAAGGTACTGAACCTCAGTACCTCCATCACGTGCCCATTCACTGGACATCCAACCTTCTCTAGGGGGTCAGGCTCGGCAGGGACTTGCTGCTCAGTGTCCGTATTGGTCACGTCCTGGTCCGGGGGACACTCAGGACGgagctgttgctgttgttgctgttgttgttgttgttgttgttgctgctgctgctgttgctgctgctgctgctgctgttgctgctgttgctgctgctgttgttgttgttcctgaGGCGGCTGATGTGAGTGGTCACACTTGGCGCTGACCTGTTTTGGGGTGACACTCGCCAAGACAGGACTGACCTTGGCAACTATTGTAGCAGAGCGAGGTTTGGCAGTACGTCCTCGCTGGACGGTCTCCCAGCCCTCAGCATCTTTTTTACCTGGAGAGCACATGAGGTACTGAATCACTCAAGGAGAGGAAGATGCGTTACTGTGCTCTCCAAGGAACCACATTTTCACAAAGTACGTTCTGACTCTGTGCAGGAGATTTCTTACCCAGTTTTTCTACCGGGAAGGCGGTCGGCTGACTGGAGCTAGGGATAGACTGTGTGCACTTCACTCGGTCTGCCCAGCTGGGGCCTGTGTGGGAGAACCGGGCTGCAGCCAGTGTAGCTGGGGGACCACTGAATAGGACAAACATACGTATCATGCATGAGAGCAAACAAATGTGCACCTGTACAATGAAGCCTTTACTGCCGACAGGTAGGATTTTCAATTTTATTATCCCTTAGCATCTAATCTCTGAGCAGCTCCTCTAGTCCTGCCTGTCACAGACGCTTCAGGAGTCTGAAGACAGTGCCTATCTAACACCGCTGCACTCTCCACTCTGAGATAGCATGGGACTGTATTGGACAACAGGCCTCCGTCATGATCAATATCCATTTCCTGCAGCATCCGATTACAGAGCAGTGCACATATTGAACCGATGCTTCAGCAGTCTTTAACTGACACTTTCATCTACACCTTCCACCAATTCTGTGGCCAAAGAGTGAGAGACTCAACAAATTGCATTAAACAAATGCTTCACCATCAGAAATCAATGACCGCATTGCCAGATAACCTAGTCTGCATTTTCCAACCCCTTTAAAAACAGGCATAGTGCATCATTTAAAATACTGATTGCTTAATAACAGGATGCCTTATGATACGATTTTAATTGAATAAATGTTGTGTTgatctttaaaacaaaaataaatggcTAATTGTGATGCGGGAAAGATGGGGCTGTGGTGCTGCACACCGCTCTGAAAGCATGACGAGACATAATGACAGTAAGACAAAGGTTACCCAAAGTTGCGGGTGCGACGTGCCCCTGGAGAGGGAACCATTCTGTCTGCTGAGGTGCTCGGCATCACATGACGTCCCGGAGACATCTTGCGTACCTCCCAGGCTAAAGATGTGGGCCTGAACAAAGTGAAAGTGGTGAATTACATTCACTAGTTGGGAAACacgcacacaatcacacacacacttggctcACACTTCGGCAAATTAGTTAAACGGCTGATTCACTTGGAGCAATTTATGCAATAAATGGAGCGTGTACAAGTTTCAGGTTGTCTTATTGATTAACAGTACGCTTTAAATGAACAAATTGGGAGGCAGCACTGGGAATTTCATTTCTTAGTCAATTTACAGTTGCAGTGGTCACTGTGTTAAAGAGAAGCCAATAAACTCATGGATCTCTTTGAATTAAAGCCAAGGTTATTGATCCATTCTGTTTGTGACTCAAAGCCAGGACCAGACAGCCGCACTTCCAGTTTCACCTCAGGGAGAAATTGAAAAGCAGAGTGAATGAGAATgagagataaagaaaaggagggaggggggagaaacCTGTTCTGGGCATCTGTTTTCTCCAATTTCTCCTGAAGCTGGATCCAGTCTATGAGAGCTTTGAAATCCCGCACGTAGTTGTCCAACATCATCAACACCTCCTAAAGACGAGCAGATACAATAGAATGGAGAATGATTACAGAGAGATTCTGAACACAAAGATGAAGAATGGTACAAACTAACAGAAAGgtacatttgaaaataaataaaatgaaatagcTATTGGACAGTATTTAAgtaaaaaacagcacattctaTTAAACACCTAGAAAATAGGCAGCAATTTCTGTAATAATAACCCATTATATCTTTCTGTGAGTATTTTCTACTTACTGCTTTCTGGGATCAGATAGATACAACAGAAacacttttgcttttttaactAAAGCCAATAACTGGCATTTTAAATGCTTGTTCAGAGTCCCAACATGCCATTTCAGTCTGTTTAAAACTGACAGAGGGACTCATGAGATCATGAGAGTGGAccacacatgcaaagacaaacacttgATTAAAAGGTGTGAGGAAGAACAGAGAAGGCAAGATCCTATTATCTGCACTTGGACTGACTCACAGTGTTAGTTATCCAGAGGTGCTGGAGCTTTGTCCCAGAGCTCTAATGAAACGAACACAACTGATTGATGGGAAGCGTGAAGGGAGTGGTAATGGAGAGTAAAGCTTCACAGTGCTTTTAGTTAATAGACAAGTCACGCCAGTGAAAGATGTGTCCCCAGCAGGTCTGCTGATTGGAGCTGGTTAACAGGCAAAGACCACCGCTACAGCCCGGTGTACATTTGGTAATGAAGGCCAAGACGGAGAGAGGtttcctgctcctctgacaGATAAACCAACAGTGAGTGAAGGCACCATAAAGTGGCTTTCAGCATGTTAACAGGCATACCTAAATACAGCCCTCACATAACATTTCATGAGGAATGACAAAATGTTTAACCTTCCAGAAGCATTGCCATAAAGCAGGATGGGCAGTAAAATCCTGTGGTCCATGCATagaaacatgaatgaacagGTACAACCTATGTTAAGGTGACTGACCTCAAGTAAATAATTCAcagctttcattgtttttttttcttagttaaATAATTTATGACCAGAAGAGCGTGTTCCAGTTCAGGTTTAAAAACTTTATGTACATATGAAACAAAATTAAGACTCTATCACTATTGGCTCCATGCAAACAGGAACGCCAAGTGTCTTTCTTGCCTGGTCTTTGTGATATGGTTAATAAATCAGAGATGCGTTAAGGGACAGCTAATAGGAATAAATTAGGCCTAGGGGCTATGGGTTAAAGAGTGTGTGGGCGTTATTAATAAGCATATATGAATCATTTGGCTGGATGAACAATAACATATTACATTAGGTCAGCAGCACCAAGGTTCCCACTCAGAATTATACAAAGCATTACAGTAACACTGCAGAGAGTTAGGCATCACTTCCTGACAATGGTTGTGTTTACATCCATATGTTTTTGGGTGGGAAAACTGTTAGTCATTTGTGTGAGAGCACATAATGCAGATTGCCCACGGCTGCACTGGTGGTTTGTGGCTGGGGGATATCAGAGCACTCTGCTTCCCCTCCAGATGACTCCATCATCTATCAGTGTCCATTAAGCCCAAGCTGGGTGGGATGGGGGATTATGAACAGCACCCAGCACCATGGCCATTAGACAGCATTAGAGTGTAGAGCGATACAGTGGTatgaggggaggggggaaaaaaaaactgcactggCCAGATGTTTGACACAGGACAACTGACAAAATGCTGATCACACCACAGGGAGCTGAGCTGTGGCACTGACAACAAGCCAACCACACCACAGGGAACTGGGCTACGGTACTGACCACAGACCGTCACCAGAACCATGCTCAGCATAATGCAGCATGGCAGaataatcaataaaacagaGGACCAGCAGGATCATACCAGTATGCCCTGGAGCAACACTGCAGCGCTCCGAGGCTGCGCCGAGACAAAACTCACAGACCCACAAAACAGAGAATAATGTCAAAAAGGTTCAGTTTATGTGCAAGTCACCGACCAAAAAAGGAGCCAAAGTGGCAGGGCCTCGTTTCAGCAAATGCCTGACGacaaacaatgcaaacacaatGCTGTTTACAGTCTCTTGTCAATATTCAGTCCAGTCAGGCCCAAGAGAGAGTCCTGTGATAATTCTCTCACCAGCCAGCCTTCACAGAGCCCCTCTGACATAAAGCAGAAATCAAGAGGAATGTGAGCTGTGAGGGAGAAATTGTGTTGTGATCTCAATGTCTCCCTCTAGTGCTCAAAAATCCAAACACAACTCAGTCTCCTTCCTGTTTGGTCAATTCAGATCATGAAAAAGCTGATCCTGAGACTCTGCAGTTTTACCCAGGACATtgttttctccccctcctcaaAGCTCACTAACCCTGCATTCTACGACGCTCTGATCAGATTCACAGGTGACGTAAATTTCATCCACTGCTCGACGCAGGTTGTCGAAGAGGAAAGCCCAGTAGCGTGCTCGTAGGTCCACCTTGCGGGGCTGCCTGGCTTTGGTGGGGCTCTTCTCTGTCCCCTTGTCCAACAAGGCACCAGCTGTGCCTTTACTCTCCACACCAGCATTCTGTGGAGACAAAGCATGGAGCAAACACTATGGTAACAATGACAAACTTATTACAGTGCCATGCAAGTCTCAAGCTGTTTATACGTAGCAGCGACAGCACTTCTCTTTGTGCTGGCTGGGACAGGAGGTACCTTATATTACCAACCATTCAAATAGAAAGTacttataaatatatatatttatatgaacTTAAAGACAATGCATTAGGTTATAGAGCATTTTACTAGCTCAGTCAGTGACATATTGTCGGCAACAATCGTGTTGTCATGCCATTATATAATGTCCCATCCAATAATATTCTCTTTACACCGTGTAGGAAGGAGTTCAGAgatcagactgaaaacagattttggTTAGGTGCAGTGAAGGAATACTTCACACATTACAATAACAGACTACCATCGCTCCCCTTCTGCACCCTTTGCTTTGTGAGCTAAGCTTTTCCAAGAGTGACTTACACAATGCAAAAACAGGAAGTTTCATGACCATCAGAGATCCACTTGCAGTATGAGGCAAAAGACAGGGATGGCATAGCTTGGTGCATGGAGCCCTCTAGTGCAGGAAGATAATATACCAACCTGTTTTTTATTCCTCTGTTGACCAGAATTGACTCTCTGAGCCCTGGAACTGCCAGTGGAGTTGCTTTTGGACTTTGCTAGAGGTGGACAAAACAATAACCTTAATCAAGGTGCCAAAGGTATCAGGTGAGGAAGATGCATGTCAACAGAACAGCCCAAATGTGACGTTAGAGTGGAATATGGCCGCAGTCTGGTATTAATGGCACAAACTCAAGAGCAGCAAATAAGCCTTGAATAAAATAACTGAACTGACCCAAAAAGAAGGGAGAGAGCCAAAACAAaagtgagagagtgtgagaggcTATGGTAGAGCTTTCTGAGCAGGTTGGTCTAAAACAAGCTTTCTTTAATATAGAGCCTTAATAATGTGATGGATCGCTGCCATGCTTTACAGGAAACTATACTGTTGAACAGACAAGATGAAAGTTACACTTTACTGGagttatttttctttcaggGTTTCAAGAATTACATCAAAAGCACTGTGTAAACAATTCAAAGCCTATTACATAATATTCGATTAACCAAACACTGTGAGCCACAGTGTAGCAGTGACCTGAGCCtccaaaaatgtaatgttctccataACAGAGGACCAGGCATCAGTGTAAGCTTCAGCCTGCATAGACATAGACTCTAAGCATGAGATCATCATTTATCAATCTGGCCATGAGATGAAAAATGATGACTGTGTTCCAGCCGATGTTATATTACAATGAACAGCAGTGTCTCGTTTGGATACGaccacagactgtgtgtgacaCCGCCAAAGATGAAACGTGCTTCACTGGCCAATAGATATGGGAAACATCAGAGATAAACATCCTCTACCTCTGCACACTGAAGACCCCACCAAAAATGTCTCACTCTATATACTCCTGTGATGCTAATATGGAAACAATGTGAAATCTGCAGGAAAGGAGAATAACAGCATATCAACATGCACAGAAAGTTTGTCTTGCACGCAGACAccaaccctcctcctctttgttctcCAGAGGCACGCTCCAGGCGATGAGGTTTCGAGCAGCACGGCCCTCTTCAGCAACTATCTTCCTCACCTTGTCATGGCTGTTGGAGCGCTGAAAGGACGcctgcaggacaaacagatTCAACACGTCAATTTTGCACTTTATCCAACAGCCAGCATGACATGACACAGATGTGGGATTCATAAGGGGACTTTCAATAGGACACTGCGATAGGCTTGTTTCACTTGAGGCAaatctgagaaacatgacacacaTAAGGTGTCCCAACATTGACAGTGACGCATCAGAGGAATAATGGACACAAAGCTGAGGGGCTTTTTCTCAAGACCATTATTTTCTATTAATTGGTCTCTTCACTGGATTTGTTGGCAATcacaaaaatatagaatatgGCTGCCTTATACTTAAAACCCAACTGTTACACGGGTGGGCTAACCAGTAACACAGCCTGAAGCATGAGtattgttgctatggttacctCTATTCTAACACATGTTGTCCACTGATTTTGTTCAGTGATTTAAGCATTGTGTACAGCAGTGCAGTGTTACCACAGTCCTGAAAATAACGAAATGTTTTAAAGAAGGAAATCaattgttttctgtatttcttcaaGCTTCATGAATTTTAAGAGGCGTGTAACAGAGGGCACATAGTCCAAACACATCATTCATGTCgaagacagacaaataacacaggCCTTTTCAATGTGTGCAAAACAagcttaaaggtccagtgtgtaggaccATCATGTCCACCATGTTGTGCCGCCATGTtgctacagtagcccagaacgg from Chaetodon auriga isolate fChaAug3 chromosome 6, fChaAug3.hap1, whole genome shotgun sequence encodes the following:
- the scaper gene encoding S phase cyclin A-associated protein in the endoplasmic reticulum isoform X5, whose translation is MSGVDKDEEPAYRLYFYSASFQRSNSHDKVRKIVAEEGRAARNLIAWSVPLENKEEEAKSKSNSTGSSRAQRVNSGQQRNKKQNAGVESKGTAGALLDKGTEKSPTKARQPRKVDLRARYWAFLFDNLRRAVDEIYVTCESDQSVVECREVLMMLDNYVRDFKALIDWIQLQEKLEKTDAQNRPTSLAWEVRKMSPGRHVMPSTSADRMVPSPGARRTRNFGGPPATLAAARFSHTGPSWADRVKCTQSIPSSSQPTAFPVEKLGKKDAEGWETVQRGRTAKPRSATIVAKVSPVLASVTPKQVSAKCDHSHQPPQEQQQQQQQQQQQQQQQQQQQQQQQQQQQQQQQQQQLRPECPPDQDVTNTDTEQQVPAEPDPLEKVGCPVNGHVMEPQSMAEVLAKKEELADRLEKANEEAIASAIAEEEQLTREIQAENNDLETDNENDFSAAIGNGGCGVNMDWSDMLADYDAREPWRQSTSWGDIVEEEPARPPGHGIHMHEKLSSPSRKRTIAESKKKHEEKQLKAQQLRDKLREEKTLKLQKLLEREKEVRKWKEELLEQRRRMMEERLLHAEFKRELQLQAIVKKAQEEEAKVNEIAFINTLEAQNKRHDALAKLNEYEQRLNELQEDRQRRQEEKQARDEAVQERKRALEAERQARVEELLIRRKEQEARIEQQRQEKEKAREDAARERARDREERLAALSAAQQEAMEELQKKIQMKHDESSRRHMEQIEQRKEKAAELSSGRHANTDYAPKLTPYERKKQCSLCGVVITSEVHLFSHTKGKRHQQAVRDSSSIQGRELSDEEVEHLSLKKYIVDIVTDSSVSSESMKDGEERQKARKKAKKLRARMNSRAKEYETSMEAKTQVPDSPYKAKLQRLVKDLLKQLQGQDSGQWANNKVSGLDRTLGEISRILEKQNNADQVAFQVGGGLSALEQILQVVTAASTPTAVPRIPLKSLCAAVNTYYLACSCCPLNCSYVLFSNKIALLMDLLLHQLTLYVPDEDKSIFGRSVNKQVFEGLTTGLLQTIATILGSLWPHVSESGQGEKTWISSPDAKVKSSATESFNTRTQDLISYVVNMGLIDKLYGCFLSVQAPVDEYPKMSAFLQQASALLHSMCKLCFVVTGRAPSIFDNKRQDPTGLTALLQSTDLVGVVHTLYCILLHSFVPESASQSQEPYGPGVIQVALQGIRFLNSFALLDLSAFQSVLGAEGLSLAFRHIVSSLLWYCTQHSSEELLHEVIICVGYFTVNHPDNQVIVQSGRQPSVLQKLCQLPFQYFSHPRLIRVLFPSLISACYNNSQNKVILQQEMSCVLLATFIQDCAANGKDSDNKTKQAVSQPLDYCELSNRFPRDQWDSALQFFLKKQEE